The following proteins are co-located in the Sphingobacteriia bacterium genome:
- a CDS encoding outer membrane protein assembly factor BamD codes for MKKLVITLITTLLLANCASTKKEVEKNYESAEALYTEAVVELNKKEIAKASELFEQLEKEFPYSKWAIKGQLMYAYLQYAQNNFAASIASLERFLQLYPLHQNADYAYYLIALNNYDQINNAGRDQQDTYKALNSLEEVINRFPDSPYAKDAKVKLDLVHEHLAAQEMSVGRFYLKKNNIIGALNRFKTVVDRFNKTIHVAEALFRLTEIYYSMGLVNEAQKYASILGYNFPHNPWYHKAYELLKGVKSKEKWYKIF; via the coding sequence ATGAAAAAACTTGTAATTACCTTAATCACTACCTTGCTTCTTGCAAATTGTGCTTCGACTAAAAAAGAAGTTGAAAAAAATTATGAATCAGCAGAGGCTTTATATACTGAAGCTGTTGTAGAATTAAATAAAAAAGAAATAGCAAAAGCATCTGAATTGTTTGAACAACTAGAAAAAGAATTCCCTTATTCAAAATGGGCTATTAAAGGGCAATTAATGTATGCTTACTTACAATATGCACAAAATAATTTTGCAGCTTCAATTGCTTCTTTAGAAAGGTTTTTACAACTCTATCCTCTTCATCAAAACGCTGATTATGCTTACTACCTAATTGCACTAAACAATTACGATCAAATTAATAATGCAGGAAGAGATCAACAGGATACATATAAAGCCCTTAATTCACTTGAAGAAGTTATTAATCGCTTCCCAGATTCACCTTATGCTAAAGATGCAAAAGTTAAACTTGATTTAGTACATGAACATTTAGCTGCACAAGAAATGTCGGTTGGTCGTTTTTATTTAAAGAAAAATAATATTATTGGCGCTTTAAATAGATTCAAAACAGTGGTTGATAGATTTAATAAAACTATTCACGTAGCAGAAGCTTTATTTAGACTAACTGAAATTTATTATTCAATGGGTCTTGTTAATGAGGCACAAAAATATGCAAGTATTTTAGGTTATAATTTCCCTCATAACCCTTGGTATCATAAAGCTTATGAATTACTTAAAGGAGTTAAATCAAAAGAAAAATGGTATAAAATTTTCTAA
- a CDS encoding ankyrin repeat domain-containing protein produces the protein MRDSISSGLQKALHRAALEANFTLLGCLKKEKLDCNSKDKHGNTPLHNLINIAPYRNKNKEELLKSIELFINDKTVDLNATNSFGETPLHLAAINGNLQIVTMLIESGRVDTQIKNRWGKIPLECANTKVANVIRNYNALPITGLRALIDSRNELAGIEML, from the coding sequence ATGAGAGATTCTATTTCAAGTGGACTTCAAAAGGCTTTACATAGGGCTGCGCTTGAAGCGAATTTCACCTTATTAGGCTGCTTAAAAAAGGAGAAGCTGGATTGTAATTCAAAAGATAAACACGGGAATACACCGCTTCATAATTTAATTAATATAGCTCCTTATAGAAATAAAAATAAAGAAGAATTACTGAAATCAATAGAATTGTTTATTAATGATAAAACAGTCGATTTAAATGCTACGAATAGCTTTGGTGAAACGCCTTTACATTTAGCAGCAATTAACGGAAATTTGCAAATTGTAACAATGTTAATTGAAAGCGGTAGAGTTGATACACAAATTAAAAATCGCTGGGGTAAAATTCCTTTAGAGTGCGCTAATACTAAAGTTGCAAATGTTATCAGGAATTATAACGCTTTACCTATTACTGGACTAAGAGCATTAATTGATAGTAGAAATGAATTGGCAGGAATTGAAATGTTGTAA
- a CDS encoding ankyrin repeat domain-containing protein translates to MRKKVNTKVKSNPHNNPQQSGPKLNNQFDSLISSKSGILPNDAEVSITINFTQITNLNINHLPQNNINYDENGYTNLHKAVKGNNFKAVQAILRNNPDINVRDLQYGKTALHIAAESGFREIVNLLLQYKEALSLDLDIKDREGYTALHLASMPILSLNVSYFEDYIIESSYPSKMTLLEKRIKDYDDIVFALIERGANFNILDNYNRSCLDFHIQNGKTEVIAQLLEIPDIIINDTTLYNLISLYAAKGEISYLKNVYCKDTCKNEKFSSIYIDYLINQKDILNLVKFLIDCHNHKIKIKNIHKILELAIVCNKQEIIVYFIKNNGFFNLALEEPLFNNMTLLDNAISSNHLMVIEELLKAQVNFNETQLKYIFNLAALNLNENLFSYMLNGFKIDINREGEPLLKHGISTSDSNLLMLLLKYGITLTHELANEIVNMAVYCKDSKLLSFMIINKENFKLNIHESGAESLEYAINNNQCEIAETLLKAGISANLTYIKYLLKLSIEECKTSLLSYLLSNKMVFNLDVNMPLDESESLPLHYAVKSGNIIAVNLLLEHEADCFSRDVEGKSPIDWAVLLKRDFIAKRMLEGKVEDIDDYIKQIADILENPMYEPQINDMGFLKEEINITTIHETNEIMKLYRVWRLSADKGFGKDRMDLMM, encoded by the coding sequence ATGAGAAAAAAAGTTAATACAAAAGTAAAATCTAATCCTCATAATAATCCCCAACAAAGTGGTCCAAAACTTAATAACCAATTTGACTCACTTATTTCATCTAAATCGGGTATATTACCCAATGATGCCGAAGTTTCTATAACTATAAACTTTACACAAATAACAAATTTAAATATTAATCATCTTCCTCAAAATAATATTAATTATGATGAAAATGGTTATACAAACCTACATAAGGCTGTTAAAGGAAATAATTTCAAGGCTGTGCAAGCTATTTTAAGAAATAACCCTGATATCAATGTGAGAGATTTACAATATGGAAAAACCGCGCTTCATATAGCAGCAGAATCTGGTTTTAGGGAAATTGTTAATCTACTTTTACAATATAAGGAAGCATTAAGTTTAGACTTAGATATTAAGGATAGGGAAGGCTACACTGCATTACATTTAGCTTCGATGCCTATTCTTTCATTAAATGTATCATATTTTGAAGATTATATTATAGAATCAAGTTATCCTAGCAAAATGACATTATTGGAAAAAAGAATTAAAGATTATGATGATATTGTATTTGCATTAATTGAAAGAGGTGCGAATTTTAATATTCTTGATAACTATAATAGAAGCTGTCTTGATTTTCATATTCAAAATGGAAAAACGGAAGTAATTGCTCAATTACTTGAAATACCTGATATAATTATTAACGATACTACACTTTATAATTTAATTTCATTATATGCAGCAAAGGGTGAGATAAGTTACTTAAAAAATGTTTATTGTAAAGATACGTGTAAAAATGAAAAGTTTAGTTCCATTTATATAGATTATTTAATAAATCAAAAAGATATATTAAATCTTGTAAAATTCCTAATCGATTGTCACAATCATAAAATTAAAATTAAAAACATTCATAAAATTTTGGAGCTTGCAATTGTTTGTAATAAGCAAGAAATTATAGTTTATTTTATAAAAAATAATGGTTTTTTTAATTTGGCACTTGAAGAACCGTTATTTAATAATATGACTCTATTAGATAATGCTATTAGTTCAAATCATTTAATGGTTATTGAAGAGTTATTAAAAGCTCAAGTAAATTTCAATGAAACTCAGTTGAAGTATATATTTAACTTAGCGGCCCTTAATTTAAATGAAAATTTATTTTCATACATGCTTAATGGTTTTAAAATAGACATAAATAGGGAAGGTGAGCCACTACTTAAGCATGGAATAAGTACAAGTGATTCAAACTTGCTAATGTTACTTTTGAAATATGGGATTACATTAACACATGAATTGGCTAATGAAATAGTTAACATGGCTGTTTATTGTAAGGATTCTAAATTACTTTCTTTTATGATTATTAATAAAGAAAATTTTAAATTAAATATTCATGAAAGTGGGGCTGAATCACTTGAATATGCTATTAATAATAATCAATGTGAAATTGCAGAAACTTTACTAAAAGCTGGTATATCAGCAAATTTAACGTATATAAAATATCTTTTAAAATTATCTATTGAGGAATGTAAAACTAGCCTATTATCTTATTTATTAAGTAATAAAATGGTTTTTAATTTAGATGTAAACATGCCACTGGATGAATCAGAAAGCTTACCTTTACATTATGCTGTTAAAAGTGGAAATATAATTGCAGTGAATTTACTTCTAGAGCATGAAGCTGATTGTTTTAGTCGCGATGTAGAAGGTAAATCACCTATAGATTGGGCTGTTTTGCTTAAAAGAGATTTTATTGCTAAAAGAATGTTAGAGGGTAAAGTGGAGGACATAGATGACTACATTAAACAAATTGCGGATATCCTTGAAAATCCAATGTATGAACCTCAAATAAACGACATGGGTTTTTTAAAGGAAGAAATAAATATAACTACTATTCATGAAACTAATGAAATCATGAAGCTTTATAGAGTATGGAGATTATCTGCTGATAAAGGCTTTGGTAAAGACAGAATGGATCTTATGATGTAA
- a CDS encoding peptidylprolyl isomerase, which yields MLKTLKQFLKICLFLFGVFSMAKADSNTLILTLKDGNVYIQMLPEVAPKHVARIKELVKKGYYDGLNFHRVIPGFMAQTGDPTGTGSGGSGVKLPAEFSTEPHLRGTVSMARTNDPNSADSQFFICFEPAPHLDGQYTVWGKVTKGMEFVDKIKKGSKGSGAVQDPDKIVKMRLEGDK from the coding sequence ATGTTAAAAACGCTCAAACAATTTTTAAAAATCTGTTTATTTCTATTCGGAGTTTTTTCTATGGCTAAAGCTGATTCAAATACATTAATTTTAACACTAAAAGATGGTAATGTTTATATTCAAATGTTGCCTGAAGTTGCCCCTAAACACGTTGCAAGAATAAAAGAATTAGTCAAGAAAGGTTATTACGATGGTTTAAATTTCCATAGAGTAATCCCAGGTTTCATGGCTCAAACCGGTGATCCTACAGGTACAGGTTCTGGCGGTAGTGGAGTGAAATTACCTGCAGAATTCTCTACTGAACCACACCTTCGTGGTACCGTTTCAATGGCAAGAACCAATGACCCAAATAGCGCGGATAGCCAATTTTTCATTTGTTTTGAACCAGCTCCACATTTAGATGGTCAATATACAGTATGGGGTAAAGTTACAAAAGGAATGGAATTTGTTGATAAAATTAAGAAAGGTTCTAAAGGCAGTGGCGCTGTTCAAGATCCCGACAAAATTGTAAAAATGAGATTAGAAGGCGATAAATAA
- a CDS encoding tetratricopeptide repeat protein: MKEVLERDLLEIYNAYIAIDQLIEIQTISQKDCLTKLRESIHKLTWNLSDELTIRNKYGRIKYLDGVNHIRELYIADWELLEFLGLITNEDVFPNIQNIDFVNIFKKDFITLRNNLLFLLNERKDILPKEISDRITIEANKYEVSGVYKYITINHFVSFVRDIYNLNFIREKINLLKVIEKDSLISTDEVKKSFYKYSASQIIVDIGEAYKYLSEPLKLDKNIGLKLKPLSEKRNETHSNPQIMENYVTKQEYLPVCEDVFLNNLETTINDKIVILKECIQTDNFSPIIPSSGSIKASNTKHLEKMLTLAISTQEYINKLENYLVKVQDSNLDIDSFYDSFTNEEKQEDDVLKRFFGEAKNTRNKIENNYKANNKKNTNKKDLSLLFKYTEQSKKFDFAEYIQIIIEDQKINYLNYLKEIKEQSSFSLVINSKDNFEKLKRILNLPSLSETNFEENFLIIESILEAKIEFITNKLNMSLVNKLSDSKSVTEQSSDHEDQNKQESNFKQLQRVESKLKLLEAFYNSTFEKTLYNYAVGYILITINESLSKIKFNDPSIKELLNELIEESVANLRYIRNKECAHSTFSSKKDAIDNFVVNSLLPLKHDYTALSSIFNYDETKSYDIELLYKFGTAFLRLGKFKQAYLVFKKAKEAYEKQLFDKEALDNPNIIILTMETDVNCNLMIINLHMAKCLFLANEPEQSMEVLLKSNNFLKMLESSLQVEIPEVTSKLAKLNINEYKELQAIKTIFEEYLGKENTEYFETILKYKKKVIQVFLDTNLLYGIIQTKLGMNEEAYKTLNDLYVNFAHYFKEAPEDIKISVELQLFKLTYVLQKEEALKVLTTKMLESIKDFEEVTQFHSYLHFANLYINFKKADQARFFLKKAEDIYNAHKAKFIDRFGIGIKDLEAQLLLVKAGVYRDTNNELFGSTLEELRNIEIKCSNTFYYPEILNTLIICEVKIGNLERAKDYLEKLEKHSENKAIDKSLVLFNYFEIAEKLAESDNHLNEVIEILNKALAYKKAYNLKLSGSRKESYYNMISNLGYNYLRLNNYAKAEEYYKKTLKKQIKNQYNIYITLDNLADTYFRWGVSSKDISTKAKYFGYSLFYINFIKHSFKEKDRLKINLCFEKDFEFINKFISNEADENIKIIIKSSIKEAKEIFDNELLVPNLKNHRTMFEVKAGFKDEKIVEL; this comes from the coding sequence ATGAAAGAAGTTTTGGAAAGAGATTTATTAGAGATTTACAATGCTTATATTGCTATCGATCAGTTAATTGAAATTCAAACGATTAGCCAAAAAGATTGCTTAACTAAGCTTAGGGAATCAATTCATAAACTTACATGGAATCTATCAGACGAGTTAACAATTAGAAATAAATATGGTCGAATAAAATATTTAGACGGTGTAAATCATATTAGAGAACTATATATAGCAGATTGGGAGTTATTAGAATTTTTAGGACTTATTACAAATGAAGATGTTTTTCCTAATATCCAAAATATTGATTTCGTAAATATTTTTAAAAAAGACTTTATTACCTTAAGAAATAATTTGTTATTTTTATTAAATGAAAGAAAAGATATTTTGCCTAAGGAAATAAGTGATCGCATAACAATTGAAGCCAATAAATACGAAGTTTCTGGCGTTTATAAGTACATTACTATAAACCATTTTGTATCTTTTGTACGAGATATATATAATTTAAATTTTATTAGAGAAAAAATAAATCTTTTAAAGGTTATCGAAAAAGACAGCTTAATAAGTACAGATGAAGTTAAGAAAAGTTTTTATAAATATTCTGCGTCTCAAATTATTGTAGACATTGGTGAAGCATATAAATATTTATCCGAGCCTTTAAAGTTAGATAAAAACATAGGTCTTAAATTAAAACCTTTAAGCGAAAAAAGAAATGAAACTCATTCTAACCCGCAAATAATGGAAAATTATGTTACTAAACAAGAATATTTACCGGTTTGTGAAGATGTTTTTTTAAATAATTTGGAAACAACTATAAATGATAAAATTGTAATTCTCAAAGAATGCATTCAAACAGACAATTTTAGTCCTATTATACCTTCTAGTGGTTCAATTAAGGCTTCTAATACAAAACACTTAGAAAAAATGCTTACACTTGCCATTTCTACGCAAGAATATATTAATAAATTAGAGAACTACTTAGTAAAAGTACAAGATAGTAATTTAGATATAGATTCTTTCTATGATTCGTTTACTAATGAAGAAAAGCAAGAAGACGATGTATTAAAAAGGTTTTTTGGTGAAGCTAAAAATACAAGAAATAAAATAGAAAATAATTACAAGGCAAATAATAAGAAAAATACTAATAAAAAAGACTTGTCGCTATTATTTAAATATACTGAACAATCTAAAAAATTTGATTTTGCTGAATATATCCAAATCATAATAGAAGATCAAAAAATAAACTACCTTAATTATTTAAAAGAAATTAAAGAGCAGTCAAGCTTTTCGTTGGTAATTAATTCAAAAGATAATTTTGAAAAGCTAAAACGAATTTTAAATTTACCTTCGCTTAGTGAAACTAATTTTGAAGAGAATTTCTTAATAATTGAATCAATACTTGAAGCGAAAATTGAATTTATTACTAATAAATTAAATATGAGCCTTGTAAATAAACTAAGCGATAGTAAATCAGTTACTGAACAATCAAGTGATCATGAAGATCAAAATAAGCAGGAAAGTAATTTTAAACAGCTTCAACGCGTCGAAAGTAAATTAAAGTTATTAGAGGCATTTTATAATTCAACATTTGAAAAAACTTTATACAACTATGCCGTAGGTTATATTTTAATCACAATTAATGAGTCATTATCGAAAATAAAATTTAATGATCCTTCTATAAAAGAATTATTAAACGAGCTAATTGAAGAAAGTGTAGCAAATTTAAGATATATACGTAATAAAGAATGTGCGCATAGTACATTTTCAAGTAAAAAAGATGCTATTGATAATTTTGTAGTTAATAGTTTATTACCGCTTAAGCATGATTATACAGCATTATCCAGCATATTTAATTATGACGAAACAAAAAGTTATGACATAGAATTATTATATAAGTTTGGAACGGCTTTTCTAAGGTTAGGCAAATTTAAACAAGCCTATCTAGTTTTTAAAAAAGCAAAAGAAGCTTATGAAAAACAACTTTTTGATAAGGAAGCATTAGATAATCCTAATATTATAATTCTTACTATGGAAACAGATGTTAATTGTAATTTAATGATAATTAATCTTCATATGGCTAAGTGTTTGTTTTTGGCTAATGAACCAGAACAATCTATGGAGGTTTTATTAAAATCAAATAACTTTTTAAAAATGCTGGAATCTTCTTTACAAGTAGAAATTCCTGAAGTCACAAGTAAATTAGCAAAATTGAATATAAATGAATATAAAGAACTTCAAGCTATAAAAACAATTTTTGAAGAATATTTAGGTAAAGAAAACACTGAATATTTTGAAACCATATTAAAATATAAGAAAAAAGTTATTCAAGTTTTTTTAGATACAAACCTATTATATGGCATCATTCAAACAAAGCTTGGAATGAATGAAGAAGCCTATAAAACCTTAAATGACTTATATGTTAATTTTGCACATTATTTCAAGGAAGCACCGGAAGATATAAAAATATCGGTAGAATTACAACTTTTTAAGTTAACTTATGTGTTACAGAAAGAAGAAGCGCTAAAAGTTTTAACAACTAAAATGCTTGAAAGTATCAAAGATTTTGAAGAAGTTACGCAATTTCATAGTTACTTACATTTTGCAAATTTGTATATAAATTTTAAAAAAGCAGATCAAGCCAGATTCTTCTTAAAAAAGGCTGAAGATATTTATAATGCTCATAAAGCGAAATTTATTGACAGATTTGGAATTGGAATAAAAGATTTAGAAGCTCAACTCTTACTCGTTAAAGCGGGGGTTTATAGAGATACTAATAATGAATTGTTTGGATCTACGCTTGAAGAATTAAGAAATATAGAGATAAAATGTTCAAATACATTTTATTATCCCGAAATTTTAAATACCTTAATTATATGTGAAGTTAAAATTGGTAATTTAGAACGTGCAAAAGATTATTTGGAAAAGCTTGAAAAACATAGTGAAAATAAAGCAATTGATAAAAGCTTAGTTTTATTTAATTATTTTGAAATTGCAGAAAAATTAGCTGAATCTGATAACCATTTAAATGAAGTGATAGAAATTCTTAATAAAGCCTTAGCTTATAAAAAGGCATATAATTTAAAGCTCTCCGGAAGTCGAAAAGAAAGTTATTATAACATGATTAGTAATTTAGGTTATAATTATTTAAGGCTTAATAATTATGCTAAAGCTGAAGAATACTATAAAAAAACTTTAAAAAAGCAAATTAAAAATCAATATAACATTTATATAACTCTAGATAATTTAGCGGATACTTATTTTCGTTGGGGGGTAAGTTCAAAGGATATTAGTACTAAGGCTAAATATTTTGGGTATTCTTTATTTTATATAAATTTTATAAAGCATTCTTTTAAAGAAAAAGACAGGCTAAAAATTAATTTATGCTTTGAAAAAGACTTTGAGTTTATTAATAAATTTATATCAAATGAAGCAGATGAGAATATTAAAATTATTATTAAAAGCTCTATTAAAGAAGCTAAAGAAATTTTTGATAATGAGCTACTAGTACCTAATTTAAAAAATCATCGTACAATGTTTGAAGTGAAAGCTGGTTTTAAAGATGAAAAAATTGTTGAACTATAA
- the ligA gene encoding NAD-dependent DNA ligase LigA, translating into MKNVGKMDLKTVEQQHKELTEKIREYNKAYYDEDNPIVSDAEYDRTVQELLKIEREFPELSKNSVTQEIGGKPAEEFKKVNHKKSMLSLANAFDMEDIKDFFERACNFLNIPEPNFTVTIEPKIDGLSFSAMYHNGKLQYVATRGDGTTGEDVTQNMLTIKSFPKVISHPNLPEYFEVRGEVYMTHANFEYLNKERLEKEEALFANPRNAAAGSLRQLDSRITAKRNLNYFVYAVGFESHEIFLKHSDYLIFFKEQGFNVYHNIVTSSNLDDVEKYYRDMTLKRSDLGFDIDGIVIKIDDLKLQRRLGSVGKTPRWAIAFKFPAMEAITHIHDIKIQVGRTGALTPVAELEPVNIGGVMVARASLHNRDEIEKKDIRIGDYVKVIRAGDVIPQITSVILEKRNSTSQPFKFPANCPVCGSEVYESPNEAAIRCVNRITCEAQIIEYLVYFCSKNVADINGLGERQVEFLYRNGFITSVVDIFRLSKKNDASLTKLENFEGWGKKSVSNLFESIDKARIMDLDQFIHSLSIRHVGAGISKLLAQTYLTLNSFLNAMQKAALHPQSEEYIHLINTNGIGEKIAHSIIEFFQNKKHIDTINELLQYIEVKDYEVITSTSILTGKTIVFTGSLTISRPEAKAIAEKLGAHVSSSVSKKTDYVVAGDDAGSKLKNAKELGVKIIDEQEFINLANG; encoded by the coding sequence ATAAAAAATGTAGGTAAAATGGACTTAAAAACTGTAGAACAACAGCATAAAGAATTAACTGAAAAAATAAGAGAATATAATAAAGCTTATTATGATGAAGATAATCCGATTGTAAGCGATGCTGAATACGATAGAACAGTCCAAGAATTACTTAAAATAGAGCGAGAATTCCCTGAACTTTCAAAAAATAGTGTTACACAAGAAATTGGTGGTAAACCTGCGGAAGAATTTAAAAAAGTAAATCATAAAAAATCTATGCTTTCACTTGCAAATGCTTTTGACATGGAAGATATAAAAGATTTTTTTGAACGTGCATGTAATTTTCTAAATATTCCTGAACCAAATTTTACTGTTACAATTGAACCAAAAATTGATGGCTTATCGTTCTCTGCAATGTACCATAATGGTAAATTACAATATGTAGCAACTCGAGGCGATGGCACAACCGGTGAAGATGTAACACAAAATATGTTAACAATAAAATCTTTCCCAAAAGTTATTTCCCACCCTAACCTTCCAGAGTATTTTGAAGTTCGTGGTGAAGTATATATGACTCATGCAAATTTTGAATATTTAAATAAAGAGCGTTTAGAAAAAGAAGAAGCCTTATTTGCAAACCCACGTAATGCTGCTGCAGGTTCTTTAAGACAGCTTGATTCAAGAATTACAGCTAAAAGGAATTTAAATTATTTTGTTTATGCAGTTGGCTTTGAAAGCCATGAAATATTCTTAAAACACAGCGATTACCTTATTTTTTTTAAAGAACAAGGTTTTAATGTTTATCATAATATAGTAACTAGTAGCAATTTAGATGATGTAGAAAAATATTATAGAGACATGACCTTAAAAAGATCAGATTTAGGTTTTGATATTGATGGAATTGTAATTAAAATTGATGATCTAAAATTACAAAGAAGATTAGGCTCGGTTGGTAAAACTCCACGCTGGGCAATTGCTTTTAAATTTCCTGCTATGGAAGCAATAACTCACATTCATGATATTAAAATTCAAGTTGGTAGAACTGGCGCACTAACTCCAGTTGCAGAACTTGAGCCAGTAAACATTGGTGGCGTAATGGTTGCACGTGCCTCTTTACATAACCGTGATGAAATTGAAAAAAAAGATATTAGAATTGGCGATTATGTAAAAGTTATTCGCGCTGGTGATGTAATACCACAAATCACAAGTGTAATTTTAGAGAAACGTAATAGCACTTCTCAACCATTTAAATTTCCTGCAAACTGCCCTGTATGTGGCTCAGAAGTTTATGAATCACCTAATGAAGCAGCAATTCGATGCGTTAATAGAATAACTTGCGAAGCACAAATAATAGAATATCTAGTTTATTTTTGTTCAAAAAATGTTGCAGATATTAACGGACTTGGTGAAAGACAAGTAGAATTTCTTTATCGTAATGGTTTTATCACTTCAGTTGTCGATATATTTCGCTTAAGCAAAAAAAACGATGCTTCATTAACAAAGTTAGAGAATTTTGAAGGGTGGGGTAAAAAATCGGTAAGTAATTTATTTGAATCAATTGATAAAGCTAGAATAATGGATTTAGATCAATTTATTCATAGCTTATCAATTAGACATGTTGGCGCTGGTATTTCAAAACTACTTGCACAAACTTATTTAACATTAAATAGTTTCCTAAACGCCATGCAGAAAGCAGCTCTACACCCTCAAAGTGAAGAATATATTCATTTAATAAATACCAACGGTATTGGTGAAAAAATCGCTCATTCAATAATTGAATTTTTTCAAAATAAAAAACATATTGATACTATAAATGAGCTACTACAATATATTGAAGTTAAAGATTATGAAGTAATAACTTCTACTTCTATTCTTACAGGAAAAACTATCGTATTTACAGGATCACTAACTATTTCCCGCCCTGAGGCAAAAGCTATTGCAGAAAAATTAGGCGCACATGTTTCAAGTAGCGTATCTAAAAAAACTGATTATGTAGTTGCAGGAGACGACGCAGGAAGCAAGCTTAAAAATGCTAAAGAACTTGGAGTTAAAATAATAGATGAACAGGAATTTATAAATTTAGCCAATGGTTAA